TGGGGGGTATTCCCAAAATCCCCTTACGTGTAGTTCGTGAAAAGCCAACCTTTTCCAAGAAGAAAGCATGGTTAGAAAATGCCACTTCGAAATCGCTCGCCATGATTTATGAAGCTTTTCTACAAGCCTATGGCCCAGAACAAGCAGAAGTTTATTTGAGAGAATTACTAGCCAAAGGAAAAGAAAAATTCACGGAAACAGATCAGACCTTTATCGAACAAAAAATACTGGAATTGGAAAATGAAGATTCTTACTAGAGAAAGGAGGTTACCTATGCACGAAGTTCAATTTTTACTGAACGATGAGCAGATGAAACAGCTAGGAAATAGTGTTTACACACTTCTTCTAAACAATGTGAATCAAGTACGACAAGATACTGCGATCGACAAACGCTATTTAACCAAGAAAGAAACCTGCCAATATCTCCATATTGCGAACAACACTTTGGATAAATGGGTCGAACAAGGACTGCCAAAAATCACGATTCAAGGTGTTGTGCGTTTTGATCGGCAAGCTATAGACGAATGGCTCCATTGCTATACTCGCTAGAAGCGGTTTATAATCAGAACGTAGTCATTCCTACGTTCTGGTTTGCGTATAAGAAAGTAGGAAGGAACATGGCAATTACTAAACTGAAAAACAACCACTACAAATTGGAGGTGTTTTACCCCAAGGAGGTGCGACAAATTCTAGGTGTCACTACCGAACGCTACCGCAAAACATTTAGGACGAAAAAAGAAGCGGAACAAGCTGAAAAAGACCTGTCTCAAAAAATTCAACGTGTGCTTAATGAAAAGAGTGCTCGTTCATTTGAATTAAACGGGCATATCAAATTCAAAGAGTTTTATGAAACAGTTTGGTTGGATATGTATATCGCTGGTTCTACTGGACGATCTAGGCAAATACCAACTGCCACAACCATTAGCAATACGAAAGATGTCTTCCGTCTTCATATTCTACCGATGTTTGGTGAATATTCCATCAAGTTCTTAAACGACAATAAAGACTTTGTGCTTCGTGCTTTGATGAAAAAGTCCCAAATTTATGCCAATATCAAAATCATCAAAAGTTACGTCAACCAGATTTTTGATATTGCGGAGCTATTAGAGTATATCGAATACAATCGGATTGAAAAAGTGATTCGGTATGTGGGTGATCCTAAGAAACAGCAACTAAAGGCGGAACGTCAGCTAAACGGTGAAGCACTGACAGCCGAAGAATTGATTGATTGGCTAGACGCAGCGAATGAGGATTACAG
The genomic region above belongs to Enterococcus saigonensis and contains:
- a CDS encoding helix-turn-helix domain-containing protein encodes the protein MHEVQFLLNDEQMKQLGNSVYTLLLNNVNQVRQDTAIDKRYLTKKETCQYLHIANNTLDKWVEQGLPKITIQGVVRFDRQAIDEWLHCYTR
- a CDS encoding tyrosine-type recombinase/integrase: MAITKLKNNHYKLEVFYPKEVRQILGVTTERYRKTFRTKKEAEQAEKDLSQKIQRVLNEKSARSFELNGHIKFKEFYETVWLDMYIAGSTGRSRQIPTATTISNTKDVFRLHILPMFGEYSIKFLNDNKDFVLRALMKKSQIYANIKIIKSYVNQIFDIAELLEYIEYNRIEKVIRYVGDPKKQQLKAERQLNGEALTAEELIDWLDAANEDYSNGSLIMQDYVLLMLTLNLGDRKSESYALQWKHIDFENGYVSLIQSKDKFGNLKSTKGRKATKFKIPTFLIKLLKEWKQKQKEELLQLGIKQTKEQFLFTYANRSGEVNIPVHVDYLNYRLKSIRRRHEELVQTNPHKLRHTFSTLAREGGATMAQISQALTHSDIKTTEIYVNTPNVVDLSTYEKFEKRLDEARKAK